The proteins below are encoded in one region of Acidobacteriota bacterium:
- the tnpA gene encoding IS200/IS605 family transposase, whose translation MASTHLSLHYHVVFSTKNRKPFISAALRDQLYAFLVNSIQTLNGVSLAVGGTSDHVHILMRLRSNHCLAEVVRELKRSSSMWIHEKHRLPQFSWQEGYGAFTVSSSQVEAAKVYIHNQENHHRKWTFQDEYLAFLKRSGVEYDERYLWT comes from the coding sequence ATGGCGTCAACCCATTTATCACTCCATTATCACGTCGTCTTCAGCACCAAAAATCGGAAGCCCTTCATTTCCGCAGCCCTTCGCGATCAGCTTTATGCGTTTCTGGTCAATTCAATCCAAACGCTCAACGGAGTTTCTCTAGCTGTAGGCGGAACAAGCGACCACGTTCATATTCTTATGCGGCTACGGTCAAATCATTGTCTGGCCGAAGTGGTGCGTGAGTTAAAACGATCTTCCTCAATGTGGATTCACGAGAAACACCGGCTGCCTCAATTTTCCTGGCAGGAAGGATATGGGGCATTTACCGTCAGTTCATCACAAGTTGAAGCTGCCAAAGTGTATATCCACAACCAGGAAAACCATCACCGAAAATGGACCTTCCAGGATGAATATCTGGCATTCCTCAAGCGAAGCGGCGTCGAATATGATGAACGTTACCTGTGGACCTGA